CATTCATTTTCCAAATGAAATAATCTAAACTTCCTTGATTTTTCTTTTGGATATCTCCTGTTGCATCAGAAGCTGAACTTCCTAAAATCAAGAAACCATAATCGGGCGTAGAAATCGCATTATATAAATATTCTGCTTGCTCTCCTCCTATAGATTTCTCCCACATCAGATCTTGTTGTGCTGATAGTCCATACATAGAAAATAAATAGAATACAGAGAGTAAATTTTACTCATATACCAATATTTACTTTTTTTGCGAAAATAATAAAATTAGATTTATGAAACGCTTGAAAAGCCGCTTTGTTTGTACATTTTAAGGTAAGTGTATAAAGAACAAGGATATACCTTTTAAAATATTATATACATTTTCTACTAAACATAATGATTATTATACACCAAAAACATTAAGGCTAAAATATTGATTATAAACAAGTGCCGTTTTGAATAAATGGTTTTACATTTAAAAATGCTCGGAAAGGCGCATTTTACCGTTAGATAGATATATTCAAATCAGCCAAATAATCTGGATGATTTTTTAAGTAATTCAAAGATATAAATCCCTTGAGATAACTCAAGGGATTTTTTTATATAATAAAGTTGCGTGTAAAAGTGCCAAAAAATAAGTCAGTTCTTAGGTAGTAAAATTCTGTCCTTTTATTTCTAAACCCTTTTATTTAGTATTGTACAGATGATCTATGAAAGAGAATAATTGTGTCAGTGAAAAAAAATATTAATCAAGATAAGTTTGTAAAAATTTATCCTTCGGATATGGAAAAACACTGATAAAAGGAATGTTTTAATCAAGCGATTTTTTTGTCCTTTCTAAATTGTATAGAAAAATATAAGTTTGAAACATTGATAAACAGAGAGTTTATTTTGTTAATTATAAAAATATGACTATTTGATAAAAAAAATATTACAAAGACAAACGAGAAAAATAGTATCGTGGGTAGTGTAAAATGTTTAATAAAAGTGAAAAATGGAGAAGAAGCAAAATGTTTGCCGACGGATTGTTCTTCTCCAGGATTCTTTCCAAAAAAATAATATTTATGGAATACATTCATTTTGAAATAATACGAGAAGTATTTTCAATTACAGTTGATTTTCTCGATATTATTCTTTTTTGTTACTTTTTAAGGGATAAAAAGTAATGTAAAATTAGTAAATAAAAATCACGGATGATTTGTCCGTGATTTTTTATGATATTATTTAAAATTTAATAAGTTGGGATTTCTTCGATTATCCCATATAGAAAGAATGTATATGTAATTTTCTTTTTTAGACACTGTATAGAATAAAGAGAAGTTATCCAGGATAATTAAACGTTTTACTTTCTTGAAGCTTGTTTCAGATCCAGCTTCAGGATTTTTTTCAAGTAATTCTTCAGCTTCTTTTATTTCTGTAAATAGTTTTCTTGAATATGAATTTGAACCGTTATGATTATTCCAAAATTCAAGAATAGCTAAAAATTCTTCAGAAGCTTGATTTTCCCAAACTATTTCAAACATTGTTCGAACATTTTGTGAGCGTCATCTTTAGATTTGAAATTACCATTCTTTATACTTTTTAGACGAGAATCTAAAATCTTTTTTTGCTCATTGTTTAGTTCTACAACGTTCTTATCTTCAATTACGTTAAGTCCAATAGCTTTTAGTACATCAATAGCCATTTTAAGCTGAGATGTAGACAATTGTTCTTTAAATTTGATAACTGTTTCCATTGTAAACGATTTATTACTCCAAATATACAAACAACTTTTTATTCAATGATGTATTATTTAATCTTTATATGTGAGAATATATAACATTGAAAATAAGTGAAATAAAATTTTAGTAATTATATATTTATATAATTACTTATTTATATATTTGAATAATTATATAATCATATAAAATGGCTAAAATAATTCTTGTAACACATCAAAAAGGAGGAGTAGGTAAATCCACATTAGCTTTCAATTTGGCGGCAAATATTAGAGAAAGTGCTAAAGTATGTTTGGTAGATTTAGACGAACAAGGATCTTTATTAAATATAAAAAAAGCATCTGAAGTTCCAATTTATGAAGCTTCAAACTTAAAGGAGTTATTAAAATCGGATTATGATTTTATTTTTATCGATACACCTCCATATTTAACAAATCAATTGAAAGAATTATGTGATTTAGCAAACGTAATTATCATTCCAACAAAGGCGGGAATTTTAGACTTACTTGCAATAAAATCTACAATAGAAATTGTAGAAGAATCAAACAATGGAAACAAAGCTTTGATTGTATTTAATATGGTAAAACCGAATACAACTTTGACCGATGAAATAAAATCACATTTGGGAGATTATGACATAAAAGTTTCAAAAAATATGATTTCAGATTTAGTAGCTTTTTCGAGATCTATTTTAGTAAATGGAGTAGAGGAAAATAATAAAGCTCAAAAGCAAATTGATAATTTAACCAAAGAAGTATTAACATTATCAATCAATTAATTTTATATAATTATATTTTTATGTAATTATATAAATATATAATTTAATATTTATATAAATGGCAAAACAAGATATTACAAGTCTAATTAACGAAGTTAAACAGACAGAAAAAAAGACATCAATTCAGAAAGTAGTTCCAATAAAAGAGAAGAGAATTGAAACACTATTTTCGGTTTATATTCCAACAGAAAAATTGAAACAATTAAAGTTGCTTTCTGTTCAGAATGGAGTAAGTATAAAAGAACTTATCAATTCAGCAATTGATGAAAAATATTTTAACAAGTAGATCTAAAAATCTACTTGTTATTTAGACCGTATTTTTGTTCAAAAATCTGCTCTGCTTTTTTCTTCAATGACCCAATAATAAATCCTTTTGGATTATCTGCATTCGAAGCAAAAAATCGAATATCAACAAGGAAATCCAAAAGAGCTTCTTCGGACATATTATTGTAAAGATTTTCGAATAAGTTCAAATTATTATTTAGTTCCTTGTCTGTAAATTTAAAATTATGGATCAAGAAATCATAAACATTTTTTGGAATAAACCATTTATTAGACATTTGTTTATTCAATTTTTGTTTCTTCAGATTTTCATCTTCAAATTGTGGTTGATAAATAGGAACAAAGTGAATTGATGTAATTTTTCGACCTGTTTTGATTGGTTCGTAATGAAAAGTGTACGGACTTCTCGAATCCAATTCTTTTTTTGCAGGAACAATAACCTTATTGATAAAATTTGCAGTCAATTTATATTTATCTCCAAGACCAAAAATTTCTTTCAAATTTTCGATTGAATAATTAATAGGAGTTTTTTTATTTGATAGTAATTCATAAAATCTCATAGAATATTCACTTTCGAACTCCATTGCAACTTTCAACTCATATTTTCTGAATCCTTTTGAAAAATCCATAAAGCATTCTGCAATCATTGGAGAAACTCTAAATGAGGCATAAGAATTACCTCCATTTTTTGTGATTTCTGGACGCTCAATTAAATTTAGAGACAACCAGGTTTTATTGTCTTCATACTCGATAATTTTTTTCTGAAGAGATTTGAAAGCATTTTTTATCCTGGTGTAATTTTCATCTTTTTCATTCACTAAAATACTACTCAATGGAATTTGAAAATCATAATCATTTTGAGTTGTAATTTGAATACTATATTTTTTATTTAGTTTTTTACCTTCGATTAGGAATTGAAGAATTTCAATAATCCTATATAAGATACGTTTTTCATAAACAGAATAATCATATTTTGCAGTTGTCAAAATATAAGATTGTAAGACTTCTTTATTGGTTATTTTCATAGAATTAAAATCTAACTATTACTTCATGAATGTAAATATACAAACTATTACTTTTAAAATCAAAAGTAATATTAACCATTCCAAAAGTAATATTAACTACCATTAAGACCATTCTAAAAGTAATAGTAGACCATTCCAAAAGTAATAGTTAGAAAAAATAAAATCACTTTATCAAATTGATTATTAATTATATAATCTACTTTTTACAAAAATCGGTAAGTAATGTATAACAAGCTATGTATATTAAATACAAAAACATTGTAATTTTTAAGTTTATAAAGAGTCATTTTTCTTTGAAAAATCGACTTTTCGAAGCTCGCTTGAATTGTACTGTTTTCGTTGGAGTGGAAAAACAAAAACAAATTGACGTGACTTTTTTATGCGCACTAGGGGGGCAGCGGATTTTTATTCTTTTTGATAGATTTTATCTATTATACATTTGATTTTCAGCTTTATAGCTGTAAATTTGTCAATAAAATTTATGTTTAACCGTAAATTTGAAAGCGAAACGATTTTAAAACGGCTTCTTTTGAGGTCGTTTTTTGCATTTATAAATTAGTTCTTATCATTTCGTTGTTTAATGTATTTGGATCTTCTGAGCGTTAAATAAAAGGCATCTACGAAGGTGTTTTGATATTTTAATTTGAGAATGTTTTAGTTTATTTTTTACCTGAATTATGAATGGAGTTTTTATTATTTGGTTGAAAATGAGTAAAAAAAGAATGAAAAAAGTTTTAGAATTTCGGAAAATTGGTTAAATTAGAGAAAGTTAGAAAGTAGAATAGGTCGAGATGTGTGTTTGTACGTACAAAATGGGCGATTTTCGCCCTATTTTTCACGTCAACACTACTCTCGCATTCTCCCGATGGTCGAACGATTTTTTTTAAGTTTTTAAGATGAACAAAACCAAACGAATTGAAATACGATTAACCCTTTTAGAAGAAAAACTTTTAAAAGTTAAAGCCAAGGAAACAGGTCTTCCTGTTTCAACCTATGTTCGAAATTGTGCCTTGGGTAAAAATTTACCCAAACAATTAAGTGAATCTGAATTGGAAGTTTATAAAGAATTGAAGAAATTTTATAATAACTTTTCGTCCATTTCCAATCTTTTGAAAAAAGGCGATTACGGAAGTATGCTTTCAGAAATCGGTATTCTTCAGCAAGAAATGTTGGATCATTTAAAAAAGATACGTCATGATAAGTAAAGCTAAGGCAACCAAAGGAAGTGCAGCTGCTATTGATTACATTATGAAGGAAGAAAAGCAATCCTTTGAATTGTACCGAAATGATGTGATTGGAAAAAATGGATCTGAAATACTTTCAGAGTTTAGAGAAGTACAGGCAATGAATGAGAATTGTTCCAACAATACTTTTTCGATTGTTCTTAGTCCGAATAATGATGTCGTTCATAATCGGCAAGAATTATTGCGTTATACGCAAGATCATTTGAAAAATTTAGGTTTAGAAAACAATCAATGTATTGCTTATGTTCATCAAAATACAAAAGCAACTCATGTTCATATTATAGCGAATCGTATTGATGAAAAAGGAAAGGCTTTAGATGATTCTTACATTGGATTTAAAGCTCAAAATTCTGCTGAAAAGATTGCACTTGATAATGGTTTAAAAACAGCCAAAGAGGTGCGACAAGAAAAAGTTATTGAAAGAACATTGGATAAGGAGTTGAACAAAGAACTGAAGGCTGATATTTTGAAAAAGCACAATATTTCAGTGAAACAATCGCGTACTTTTTCGGAGTATATGCAGAATATGTATGATAGGGGATGTCGTATAGAACCAACCATTAATAAAGGTGGAAAGTTGCAAGGTTTTCGGATTTATGATAAAATGAGTGGGCTTGATTTTAAAGCTTCTGAAATTCATAAGAGTTGTGGAATGAAAAGTATGATTGAGAAAGGGGTTTCTTTCAAAGGAATGACTATGCAGACGGAAATTGTGAAAGGTTTAACCAAAGAAATCGCAACTAAACCGGTGGAAGTTTTATCGCTTTTGCAACCGGCGATTAAAATAGCGGATATGGCTATCAAAATTGGACGTTCGATTGATAGAGGAATGTCGTTGTAAATTTTTAATAAATTAAACTAACTATATGAATAACAAACAGTTTTTAGAGATACTTTTAGATGAAAATAAAGAAATGTCGGATAAAATCAAACGTATGAAAGAATTAGCTTCTCAAATGGAGCAGTCTAATGTGCGTTATTTGAATGAGCTGAAACGAACGCAAATCAGAGTAGATGATTCTGGAGTGAAGCAAAGTATTGATACGTTTAAAAATGTGGTTGAAAATGCAAATAAAACGATTGATAGAACGCAAAAAAGGTTTAATGTTACATTGTATTCGGTTGTCTTTTGTGCGATTGGGTTAGCAGCTTTGTTTTTTGCTTTTCGGTTTGGATTTCAAGCTAAATCGGAGATTAGAAATGAATTTTACAATGAATTGAATAATGAAAATAGAATTTTATCAAAAG
Above is a genomic segment from Empedobacter stercoris containing:
- a CDS encoding replication initiation protein, whose translation is MKITNKEVLQSYILTTAKYDYSVYEKRILYRIIEILQFLIEGKKLNKKYSIQITTQNDYDFQIPLSSILVNEKDENYTRIKNAFKSLQKKIIEYEDNKTWLSLNLIERPEITKNGGNSYASFRVSPMIAECFMDFSKGFRKYELKVAMEFESEYSMRFYELLSNKKTPINYSIENLKEIFGLGDKYKLTANFINKVIVPAKKELDSRSPYTFHYEPIKTGRKITSIHFVPIYQPQFEDENLKKQKLNKQMSNKWFIPKNVYDFLIHNFKFTDKELNNNLNLFENLYNNMSEEALLDFLVDIRFFASNADNPKGFIIGSLKKKAEQIFEQKYGLNNK
- a CDS encoding plasmid mobilization protein is translated as MNKTKRIEIRLTLLEEKLLKVKAKETGLPVSTYVRNCALGKNLPKQLSESELEVYKELKKFYNNFSSISNLLKKGDYGSMLSEIGILQQEMLDHLKKIRHDK
- a CDS encoding type II toxin-antitoxin system RelE/ParE family toxin, which gives rise to MFEIVWENQASEEFLAILEFWNNHNGSNSYSRKLFTEIKEAEELLEKNPEAGSETSFKKVKRLIILDNFSLFYTVSKKENYIYILSIWDNRRNPNLLNFK
- a CDS encoding relaxase/mobilization nuclease domain-containing protein; its protein translation is MISKAKATKGSAAAIDYIMKEEKQSFELYRNDVIGKNGSEILSEFREVQAMNENCSNNTFSIVLSPNNDVVHNRQELLRYTQDHLKNLGLENNQCIAYVHQNTKATHVHIIANRIDEKGKALDDSYIGFKAQNSAEKIALDNGLKTAKEVRQEKVIERTLDKELNKELKADILKKHNISVKQSRTFSEYMQNMYDRGCRIEPTINKGGKLQGFRIYDKMSGLDFKASEIHKSCGMKSMIEKGVSFKGMTMQTEIVKGLTKEIATKPVEVLSLLQPAIKIADMAIKIGRSIDRGMSL
- a CDS encoding ParA family protein; its protein translation is MAKIILVTHQKGGVGKSTLAFNLAANIRESAKVCLVDLDEQGSLLNIKKASEVPIYEASNLKELLKSDYDFIFIDTPPYLTNQLKELCDLANVIIIPTKAGILDLLAIKSTIEIVEESNNGNKALIVFNMVKPNTTLTDEIKSHLGDYDIKVSKNMISDLVAFSRSILVNGVEENNKAQKQIDNLTKEVLTLSIN